The Juglans microcarpa x Juglans regia isolate MS1-56 chromosome 8D, Jm3101_v1.0, whole genome shotgun sequence genomic sequence TGTCTTGAAAGACATCAAATATATGATTCAAATGTATCTTGATTTCATTTTGATCGGTCATTTATCCTCAGAAAGTTATGTCAAGATCTTTCATGCACTTGTTTATGCATCACTCATCTCTGGCCTTGACCACTTACTGGCCAGTGGCCAGAAGGGTCTGAATTACAATGTATGTGTACCAGGCGGCACATTATTCGTTCCACCTTTGTTAATGGTAAATTAAAGGAGAAACTGAGCCCCAGTATATTAATTTGCCTTGGAGAGAGTACTGATCTAGATTTTGAAACAGGTTGTAATGGCAATGAGAGCTGAAGGTGGGGATGAAGCTGTATTTCAGTCTCTGAATCGTGCTCGTGAACTTTACAGAAGCAGACTGCAAGAAAATGCTGCTGCTGATCAGCTGGCTTCTTTGTTTGCCGAGTGTGCAATTGTTGAAGCCCAGCCTTTAAAAACTGGATCATCGATGAATAACGTGGTTATCCCATCAGTTTTACCAGAGGATGCCCATGGTGCTTCTATACTGGCAGAAACTGGGAGGATGCAAGTAGTGCTGGATGCATTCTCAGATGGGAGCAGCTTCATTTGCTTGCAGTGTGGGGGTCTTGTTAGTAACCATCGGAAAGAGGAGCACTATGCCTACTGGTGTTGCCAAATCTGATGCCCAGAGATATGGGATGGGTAATTTTCTCTTGCTCAAAATGCGACGCTTCTCTAAATGTGTGGTTACAGCATGATTACAATACCGATGTTCCCCTCTTGTACTTACAGTGAAGTTTCCTTGATTTCTGATGCTCTAATGGTCGCATATGCTAGGCATGGTCATTTGCAGGCAAAACATACAATGAATGCTCTAGGATTTACAGGTCATATATCTGCTGGGATGAATGCTAAAAATCTGTTGCCTTGTACGAGTACTGTAGAATCTTGTAATTTTATAGTCATTTCAAAATGTCAAATGTGATATTTTGAGCTATTGTGTCTATATGTAATTTAACATTTAAGGTTTTGGGCAATAATTACGGTGCTGGCAGATTTCTACTATCTCCTCTTTCGTCCCGGTGATGATAGTTGTATTCAGATTATCAACTACACATGATGGTTGAAGCTAAATGctgtaaaataatcaaattctCTCCCTTCACTTTCTCCCGTAGGCATCCAGTTCATTTGTGACGACTTGATACAGCAGAATGGTTtcagtctttttatttttgttttagagaGGGATTAGATGATGGAATTTGCCATCAAATGTGATCACGGTAACCTTTGCTCCTATGGAGTGCCTTGGAAGGAACTTAGATAGATAACCCTTAGGGGTTGACTCAAGTGGTGAAGGTTTGGTCTTGATGCCATCCTCCTTTCAGGTCTAAAGTTTGAATCCTCTTGACCATTAGGTGTAAACAATTTCTAGAAGTCATTGGATCGAAGGAACTTTTTCCTTGAATTATTTAAGATGCAATTGCGGAAAATTCTTTGTTAAGGATATGTGCACTCCAAGATTAGTCAGGACTTTGATCTCGGGCATTCGGTATGCAAAGCTGCAAATAAGCTTGGGTTTTGGccgaataaataaataaattcaaagacAAAAGGGCAAAAGAAACATGATAATTTCATCCAacttccaagatattttttttccctttgcttTCAATATAGCTTATAGACAAAAGAACCGTAAAAATAGAGACTATTGAAGAATTTCTTTTGTTGTGATATGGCAGAAATTCTTCGGTGTTCAATTCTTTCCACAATATCCATATCGTGCTTACACACAGTAGAAAGTTaagcactacaacaaattagccagtcaaattacaattaaaatgaaaaaaaaaaaaggaacaaaatggagaaaaagacaACCCTTTATACACAATTATATGACTTGTCTAAAGAATTTCTTCCATCTAAGTATGATAATGGAGAGAAAATATACCAAAACATTGGTGACACCTTGAGCGAGAGATATCATTTCACCACTGCTTTCACCATATGCATTATCTCAGCTTTCAGTGTCATCTTTTGATTATCTTCGTATGATTGGCAGCATCAACACAGCTTTACAAGATGCTCCAAATGCAGCAACCACCGCAAAAGAATTCAAGATTACAAACTAACATCTTCAAAATCAACTCATCCATGACTGGTACGAGCAGACAtcctccacaaccacttacaGCACACTGCATACGTAGAGAATAGCAAGGTCAGCCTCAATCTTGATTATTTCGTTGtttcaatcctttttttttatttttatttttatttttatttttttatatttcagaGAGGAACAAAAACATTGGTGACAGGCTGACCCTAGTTAACTAGGCAATCTACATAACATTCAACAAGCTGGTTGTTCAAGTACTTGACAGCCAAGAGTAGCTTTTACAGGAAATTTCCAGTAAGTGCGTGTTCTATAACATATATCCACATAATTGTTGGCtattgggttttttcttttttttatcatttttttgcaAGTGCTGTCCATTCATTCAAATCAAACCACCTCTTTTCCCACCattcaaggaaaaaagaaagataaacaGAAAAGAGAATAGCTTAAATATTCAGTAATAAATATATCTCAATATGAGCTTTTCAGAGAAATATTACCTGcacttatttttattctctGCCAGTGGTATGTGTTGGGTCATAGTTATAGGTCAAAGATGAATATTGGCAACCGCTGGTGACCTCAGAGGACTACATCATATTTGGCAGAGCCTGTGGACGAGGCCTTGCCCTGATAATTGTTTCATCGCTGTGCCTTATCCATTCTGAAAGTCTCCATGGCTTCTGCCATTTCCATTTAAATTGTACGAGCCACTGGTGATGGCTTCTCTTCCACCTCCAGAGCTTCCCTGCCTGTCCCACAACTGCCAATTTTTTCATTGACAACTGCCCAATTGGTACCATCTGCATTAACAGCAATCCATCTTTCTTAGCCAAACAGAAAACCAGATGGCAATTATACAATTAAAGGACCAGAGCATTAACCTTTCTTGTAGGATCTATAAATGCTGCTGATTCTCTGACCGAGCCATTAGCAATGCCTGGTGTATATTTCAGCTGTTTTTGTGCTGGTACAGACATTGGAGACAAGGGACCACTCATGTCATCAGCAAAGTGTTTCAATGAATTCTGGGAGTTCACCTGTTCAAGGTCAGCCTGAAGAGTTTTAATagagacaataataataataataaaaataaaataacacagagtcttaaatcatttttttcataagaaaaaGAATCTTAAATCATAGGCTAAGGAAACCATGACAAGACCAACAATAGTTTCTAAGACATGTAGAAAGAGCCCCAAATTCTATTTATGCTAcagattatataatatatttttagtgaGTATATTTGCAACTCCAAAGGTTGCTTTAAAGTCACTTGATCAACCTCCTTCAAACATGCTTGACCAATTCATGAAGTTGTGTATGGGGATCAGCATCTAAACTCAATGTTATAGATATGGCAGTTATAATCAGCTCTATAAACTTGAATTATAAGCTAGTGCATGAAGGAATTTCAAACACAATAACAAGTAATCTCACTGTAGCAGATGAAGCCAGTGCTATTGCAACAGCTTGCTCTCTCAATTTTAGTTCCTTCTCAACTTCCTTTCTTCGTGCTTCGCTCTGCCGCAATATCCCTACTAGTTCTTTAAGTTGCTCTTTCATTTCCGTGGTTTCCATATCCTTCTCCCATAGTTGGCACCTGTAAGAAAACACGGGAACTTGAAATTTCGATCAAGGAAAGCAAATTACGCCTAACCCCCATTATTCAAAAGGAATTACCCATAGCTACTACATTCATTGTGAAATTAAAGTTATGTATATCAATGATAATTTATAGGATCAAACAAGCTGGCCAACATTACATCGGGTTAAAATTGAAGTTATTAGAAGGCTTCTAGGTCTGAGAAAGAACCTAGCATCCACAAGAGAATTGAACATATATTGAAGCAAATTCTTTGCATCTCCCATTGAGCGCAACTGGTTCCAACGTCCACGGTTAATGAAGGTACGCTCCCGCTCTTCTGCCTCTGAAAGTTGCGAGGCCATAGCTACAAGTGAATTGGAGGCAATACTCAGCATGCTCTCAAGGGAAGAGATTCTGGCCATTCTTGCATTTGGGGACATGGAGGATGCTCTGAACAAGAAAGGTAGAGCAGTAAaagatgagggagagagagagagagagagagagagagagagagagctgaagTGTTTTCTGTTCTACCTGCTTCATTGTATCATATATGTTAAATCCTATGGACTACAACAAAGAAAAGGTCAGAAGCAATTAATCTAAATTGTTGCTCAAAGGTTACCTAGAAAATCCATTCTTTCCTCTTGGAGGACTAAGGCCTTTGGAAGCGTAGTCATCCACTTGCTTCAGCATGGCCAACTCTTCTGCCAGTGCAGCTCTCCTGGAGATTGTAGCAAAACTGGTAAATATACTATCGCTACACATCAGTAATATTATTAACGAAAATATATTGAACATACACTTGACTTTGCTTCTCATATTCATTACGAACTTCCTGCACATTCACCATGACTTCTAGCTCATGATCAAGCCAACGTTGCAAAGCTTTCTCATTGCTCTAAAGATGCAACTTATGTCAGTATGGATTCAAATCATGAAATAGAATCAAACATATACCAAGAAGATGAAGCAAACATCATTACCTGCCCATTTGTCCCATTTCCATTGGTAATAACTGGAAGAAAACACACAATTAGAAACCTGGAGAGTTAAAAGGGAAGGACCCATCGTGTAACTGTCCCATGTATTTCTATGATGGATGAACCTGCTGTTCAAGACACTACTCTAACTACTGAATACACATGCTCTGATGAAGAGTaaagttgatattttaatatttattagaggAAGTTGACAAATTTATGTTTCATAGATGAGTTGCAGATAAGTAAAAACAAGGGGGTTccatattaacaaataatttttcatcaaTTAAGATGACAGACCTGAGCTGTCACGGGCAGAAGACTTTCGAGCTTCAAGTAATTCTTTTAGCCTCTTGGTGGCCACTGCAGCCTCTTCtgtctttctttgaagaacctgAATAAAAACACATACACAAAATAGAAACCCttagaaagtaaaagaaattattccaataaatagaAGTAGTTTGCTTTGTCACATAAATGTATGCTACACccataaaaaatgcaaaacttCTTCTGAGTTTTGTTTTCTACATTAAGTTTGAAACTCATCATTAGAAGCCTTAGGAATTCAGAAAGTAATTTCTGCTGTTCCTCATGTTTGGCGGCGATGGTCCTTGATTCATCTCTCctacatctaaaaaaaattgacccTGAAGAGATGAGGTAACATATCTAAAAACATCTCTTGTTTGATGGCATCATCTGAGGCTCATTCTCAATAAGAAAGCCCTTAATTCCAGACCATCAGTGAGTAATGGAACTGCTTGACATCCATAGAAACTCAATATATGGAAGTAGCATATCAAATATTAAATGGGAGTGTGTCAGAGAGACGTGTATAAGTAAATAAACAAGCAAGAAACAGAGAGATACCATTTTCTGGCGCTGGTTTAAAGCTTGAAGCTTATGCCGTTCATACTCATTTCTCCTCCCTTCCTTCCGTAGCTGATTTTGCAAACATATATAAGAACAAGGGTATACAACACAAATAACATTGTTAGTCGAATTAAGACATACATGTAATTAAAATCAGAAAGCATTCGTGATGGAAACCTGTACCCTATGTAGGAAACGTCATAAAGAAGTGGCATTATAGCAAAATTCACATAAGTTGCTATTCTGTCATACAGATTCCTTTTCATTGCTGTGCAACTCACATTCCATAGGACCTAAATCCATGACCTTGCCCAAAAATGCATTAATATGGGGGTGGAGGTGTATTTTCATTAGCACTTTTCACAAACAAGATAGATTAACCAAAAGTTCACACTTGAATCCTTAGTCTTATCGCAAGTGACCCTCATCTCACTTCAATTTAAAAGTTATTGTTCCTGTatacttggctatgcctattattatgaataaaacttctcgactgcctatgaaaaaaaatttattgctACCTCCTGAGTAGTCAAGGGTTCCTACAGTCATGTAACATGGAAAACATATCTAGTTTACATTAAAATCTATCACGTCATTACTGTCTTTATGAAATATCACCACCCACCAACTCCTACACGCACCACAGTCCCCCAGCAGGAGGCCTTTATTGCATGCTTCAAGTTTGATTTTGGCATCGTGCAAAAtgtatattagaatatttttcacaatagaAATAAAACTTTCCCCTGCAAAGGATGAGGTGTAGCTCTTATaacttaattttgaaattatttaattgaagtcatcaacaacaaattatcctgaatgtaattaattttaggCTACTACAAGTATTCACAAGCAAGAGTTTTCTAATAATTAAACTTAGGTCAATAGTTTATGTCCATAAGCAGCTGGTAGCCTTTAGCAAATAAATTGCAACTACACCACAAGTTGAATTTCAATTAAAAGCAAAAGCCAATAGACATAGACGACACTTCTAGCTGAAAAAGAATTTGATAGTTGGGCTCATAAGGGATAAAGAGTTGGTGGACTAGCTCGTCTCTTTGATAATATAAAGaacttatttcttataaaaaaggaAAGCTAGGGAGAATGTGGAGTACCTGCAGCAGCTCCTTCTCTCGAGAGGCCTTCCACTGCCGAAATTGTTCTGCCTCTTGTTTTATCCTTTGTTGCAATTGAACCTAGAGGCATTAAAGTAGCACATATAGTGAAAAATAGATAGGGAAAACAAAGACATATAAAGAACAATTAATACTACCTTTTGCGCCTTTATAGATTGAATTTCATCTTGCAATCGCTTTGCCGCTTcatcacttttttgtttttgctttaaaAGTTGAACCTGGCTCTCCTGTTTCTTCTTAAGATCTGAAATCTGGTGTGTATGATTTTTACAAGATAGTCATAATTTCAGTTGAGAGGAGTACCTTATACAAGAAAAGTCTGAGAAAATtaggaagaaaagagagagagagagagagagagagagagagagagagaggattttcCACCTGAGCCTCAAGTGCCTTCAGTTTCTGGGCATGGATATCTTGCAACCTCTGCTTTTGTCCATCAGAACCAGCAGCAAGGTTTTCA encodes the following:
- the LOC121243280 gene encoding uncharacterized protein LOC121243280, whose amino-acid sequence is MPNAMDRADTEMMETETGAAQPELASNTGQNDVVRGLLTLARQLIDQGKPSQALQAVVMAMRAEGGDEAVFQSLNRARELYRSRLQENAAADQLASLFAECAIVEAQPLKTGSSMNNVVIPSVLPEDAHGASILAETGRMQVVLDAFSDGSSFICLQCGGLVSNHRKEEHYAYWCCQI